A stretch of DNA from Henriciella sp. AS95:
GCGAAGATCGAAGCCTCAGTGAAGGCGTTCAAATCGTGGAAAGAGAAAAGCTTCGCCGAACGCGGCAAGCTGTTGCGCGATGTCGCGAAATACATGCGAGACCATGTCAATGAGCTCGGCCCGGTCATGACCGAAGAAATGGGCAAGCCCAAGGGCGAGTCCGTCGGTGAGGTGAACAAGTCCGCCTGGTGCGCTGAACATTACGCTGACCATGCAGAGCAATATCTTACGCGTCAGGTCCTGGAGTCGGACGCCTCGCTCTCCTATGTCCAGCACCTGCCGATCGGCCCAATTCTCGGTATCCTGCCCTGGAACGCCCCCTTCTGGCTCGCCTTCCGGTTCAGCGCCCCTGCCCTGATGGCGGGCAATTCCTGCCTCATGAAACATGATCCAAACGTGCCAGGTTGCGCCGAAGCCATCGAGAAATGTTTCCGGGAAGCCGGCGCGCCAGAGGGCCTCTTCCAGGCGCTCTATCTCGAAACCCCACGTGTCGAGGCCGTCATCCGGGACAAACGCATTCGCGGCGTCTCGTTCACTGGCTCCTCACGCGGTGGCTCGAAAGTGGCCGAGATTGCAGGATCGGCCATCAAACCGGCCGTTCTCGAACTCGGCGGCTCCGACCCGTCCATCATTCTCGCCGATGCAGACCTCGAGAAAGCCGCCGACACGCTCACCCTGTCGCGCATTATCAATGCCGGCCAGTCCTGCATCGCCGCCAAGCGCATTATCGTTGAGGACAGCGTTTATGATGAGATGGTTGGCCTCATGAAAGACCGCCTCTCCAAACTCAAGGTCGGCGATCCGACCGATGAAAGCACGTCGGTTGGCCCCATCGCGCGGCCTGATCTTAGAGACGGCCTGCACAAGCAGGTGAAGCAGACGATTTCCGAAGGTGCCACTTGCGTCCTGGGCGGAGACCTGCCCGATGGCGATGGCTATTTCTATCCCGTCACCCTTCTCACGGATGTTGAGCCGGGCATGTGCGCCTTTACCGAGGAAACTTTCGGCCCGGTCGCCGTCATGATCCGCGCCAGGGATGAAGCGCACGCCCTCGAACTGGCGAACGATACGGACTACGGCCTCGCCGCCAGTGTATGGACGAATACCGCCAGAGGCGAAGCGATCGCGTCGAAGCTCGATACCGGCCAGGTCAGCGTCAATGGCATCGTCAAGACAGACCCTCGCCTGCCGAGCGGCGGCACCAAGGCCTCCGGTCTCGGCCGCGAGCTTGGACCTCATGGAATCATGGAGTTCGTGAATGCCCAGCAGGTCTGGATAGGCCCTGCCAAAGCTTGAAATGACACCGTCGTCTGAGGGCGCGCCAATCCCTTTTCAGGTGTTAACTTTAAAGCGGCAAATTTGCAGAAGTTTCCCCGCCCTGTTTCAGTGCGGCTTTATGCCTGCCTGCTAGACCGTTCTGTTAAAAGTCGCAGCAAATGCGACTGAACAGAACGTTCAGGGGCTATAAATGGTGTCTACATTGCGCGCGCTTCACACGCTTGTCGCCTGCACGGCAGCGATGTGTCTGCCCCTTGCATCGACCGCCGCTCCGCAGCTTCGTGGTGGAGAGACGGCGACCGTCGCCACCACCGAAAGCGCACCGGTCCAGACCGACCTCACCGTTGTGGTCAACCGCTCGACCCCGATTTCCGTGGGTCGCCCGTTCAAGCGCATTGCTGTCTCGCAACCTGAAATCGCGGACGCATCGCCGACCGCAGACAACCGCCTCTACGTCCGCGGACGCACAATCGGCGCAACCAATATTCTGGTCTATGACGACGAAGGCGAACTCGTCGAAATCATCGATGTGCGGGTCCAGCATGATCTCGGCGCCATCAAGAGTGATGTGGCCGCCCTCTTCCCCGATGTGCAGCTCGACCTTCGCACCGTTGCCAACCGGCTGCATGTTCGCGGCGGCGTGCCGGATGACGCAACCGCCGCAGAGATCATGCAGATCGCTTCCAGCTATGCACCCGACGCTGTCATTGACGCCCTGAAGATCACAAGCCCGCAACAGGTCATGCTGGAAGTTCGCTTTGTCGAAGCCTCTCGCGAAGACGTCAACGAGATTGGCCTGGGCAGCGAAATCTCCAAAGCAGGCGATTTTGTTTTCTCCACGGGGTCAGGGATCCTTTCGGGCAGCGCGCCTAAGACACTCGGCGCGATTTTCGCCAATTCCGGTGATGTCAGCATCGACGTCTTCCTGAGTGCCCTCGAGCAGAAAGGGATCATCCGTACGCTCGCTGAACCAAACCTGGTCGCCCGCTCAGGGGAAACTGCAAGCTTCCTCGCTGGCGGTGAGTTCCCGATCCCTGTTGCCGCTGATGATCAGGCGATCACCATCGAATTCCGCGAATTCGGTGTGAGCCTGGATTTTACGCCGACCATCCTGTCGGACTCCCTGATGAGCCTGGAGGTCAGCCCGGAAGTCAGCCAGCTTGATCCACGCAACTCAATCCGCCTTGAAGGCGTGGAAATCCCCGCACTCAGCGTCCGGCGCGCGAACACGATCGTCGAACTATCCGATGGTGAAAGCTTCGCGATTGCTGGCCTCATCCAGAACACTGTAGACAGCACAAGCGTTCAAACGCCGTGGATAGGTGACGTACCGATCCTTGGCGCGCTCTTCCGTTCCAACCGGTTTCGCGAGAACGAAACCGAACTTGTCATCATCATCACCCCACGCCTCGTTCGCCCCGCGAGCGCCGGAACGCGTCTTTCGGATCCTCTGACGAACCGCACCGAACCCAGCGAGTCCGAGCGGCTGCTCCTGGGGCAACTCGATGACAAGGCGGCGCCAGCGCTAGGCAGTGCCGTCTCGAGCAATGTCGATGCTCAGCTTGTCCGCCGCGACCTTGGCTATGTGCCGCAAGCGGGAACACGATAGATATGGCCGGATCGACCAAACCATCCCTGCCTGCCCGGCTCCATATTTTTGCGCCTCAATGGGGCGCGAACATTTCCGAGGCTGCACAAAAACTCGGTTCAGTTTCGCCAACGATCCATACCGATGCCGTGGCGGCTTACGAAGCGGCTGCAAGCGACCACAATGCCGTCATCGTGCTCGAAAATGATGGCAGCTACGACCTGGTCGAGCTGCTCACCCGTGTCTCTGGCACAAATCCATCCATGCCGGGCATTGTGGTGGGCAAGAATATTCCGGTCCTTGCGGTTAAACACATCATCACCCTTGGCCGGTGGGATATGCTTGACGCCCCTGTTGAGCATGAACCGCTTCGCGATGCGCTTCAGCAAATCTGCCGCCGCGAAGACGCCAACAGCGACAGCGCTGCTGGCAAATGCTGGACAGTGACCGGGTCCGTTGGTGGCTCGGGAGCAACACTCGTCGCCGTAGAGCTCGCCTATCAGTTCTCCAGGCGCGAGAAGAACAACAAGGTCTGCCTGGTGGACCTCAACTTCTTCGACGGCGCATGCGCGTCTTATCTGAACTGCCCATCAAATCTGAACCAGGCGGCCCTCACCCAGCCTGCTGACCGGATCGATGACGCGCTGCTTCAGGCATTCATCACGCGCCACAAGAATGGTATTCACCTTCTCTCGGCTGGACGCTCCAGCCGCATGTGGAATTCCATCAAGCCGGAATCCATTCTCAAAGTGCTCGAAGTGGCATGCAACTCCTACGACATGGTCATCATCGACATGCCGCGCTGGCCTACGCCATGGTCGAATGCCGTTGTAATGGGCTCGGACGAAGTCCTGATCCTGAGTGAGCTCACCGTTCCCGCACTCCACGCAGCGCGTCATCGCGCCGAGGAACTCGAAGACGGCACTGACGGTCTCGCCAATCCACTCATTATCCTCAACCGGATGACGAAGAAGGTATTCGGCAATGCCGTCACGGTTTCGCAAGCCGAAGAAGCCATCGGACGCCACGTATTTGCTTCGGTTTCATCTGACTGGGAGGCGGCCCTCTCATCTGTGAACTTCGGTCAGGCGGTCGGACAGACCAAGCCCGGAAACAAGATTTCCAAAGACGTTGCGGAAATCATCACCCGCCTCGAAGAGGGCGCCGAGACGGTCGCAGAGCCCAACAAAGCAAGGAAGCGTGCATAATGGCCCGGTTCTCCCTCCTCTCCAAAGCGCAGAAATCCCTTCAGGAAGACGACCAGACGATTGAAGAGGCGATCGAAGCGCTTGATGCTGATACGGCTCCGGCGCCGACACCGGCCTTTCCCGCCGATGATGCGGAAGACGTGAATGACATCCCGACAGACGAGTCCGAAGACGAAGCTCCATCCTTTGATCTGCTCGATGCCAAATTGCGGGTTCACAACAAGCTGATCGACGAACTCGACCTCTCCATGCTCGACAAGCTGGACGAGGACGAGATGAAGAAGCAGGTTCGCCGGCTCGTTTCTGAAATCGTCCGCGATGAACGCATCCCGATGAACCAGGCTGAAGTCGCGACCTTCGCTGAATCCGTCTATCACGAGATGACGGGTCTGGGTCCGCTAGAGCCTCTGCTGGAAGACCCCTCGATCTCCGACATCCTGATCAATGGCTACAATCAGGTCTATGTCGAACGCCGGGGGGAGCTGGAACTCTCGACCGCCAAGTTCCGCGACAATGCCCACCTTCGCCGCATCGTCTCACGCATTGTGTCCGCCGTCGGCCGCCGCGTTGACGAAAGCCAGCCGCTGGTCGATGCCCGCTTGCTTGATGGGTCGCGTGTCAACGCCGCCGTCGAGCCGGTCGCGATTGATGGCCCCCTGGTTTCAATCCGGAAGTTCTCGAAGAAGCCGCTAACGCTCGACAAACTGATTGAATTCAAGGCAATGCCAAAGGAAGTTGCCGAATTCCTTCATGGCGCCGTCAAGTGCCGCGTCACCGCGATCATCTCTGGCGGTACAGGCTCTGGTAAGACGACACTTCTGAACGCCCTCTCCAAGGCTATCAGCCATAAAGAACGTCTCATCACCATCGAGGATGCCGCCGAACTTCAGCTCCAGCAGCCGCATGTCGCCCGCATGGAAACCCGCCCTCCGAACCTCGAAGGCAAGGGCGAGATTCGCCAGCGCGAGCTGGTAAAGAACGCCCTGCGGATGCGCCCCGACCGCGTCATCCTCGGCGAGGTGCGGTCCGAAGAAGCCTTCGACATGCTTCAGGCCATGAACACCGGTCACGAAGGCTCTATGGCGACAATCCACGCCAACAATCCGCGCGAAGCCATCAGCCGTCTCGAACAGATGGTCGCCATGGGCGGTCTGCGCATCTCATCCGAAGCGGTTCGCGGCCAGATCGCATCGGCCATCGGCATCATCATCCAGGCCCAGCGCCTGTCGGACGGCTCCCGCCGCATCACGCACGTCACCGAGGTAACCGGCATGGAAGGCGAGATCATCCAGATGCAGGACATCTTCACCTTCAATCGCCTGCGCACCGAAGAAGACGGCACGGTCGTTGGCGAATTTCGCGCGTCGGGCTTGCGTCCGAAATGCCTCGACGAAATGCAGCGCCGGGGCGTTCACCTGCCGCTTGAATATTTCGACCCTTCCGAGCCGATGATGACGGTGCCGAAGTAAACGTATGGATGTTTCGGCCGTCATATACGTGCTGGCATTTGCATCCGCCTTCATGGGAATGCAGGCGGCGTTGGGCTTTGGCAAGACAGCCCTCGCCAAAACGAAGATCAATCAGCGCCTGAAGGTCAAGGAAAGCCACGCCTCCGTCGCAGACCTCATTGTGGAGCTGCGCCGCCAGCGCGGCCTCGATCGGGACGGCAACCAGACCATGGCCGTTCGCTGGTTCAATGATCTCGTCACGCGGTCCGGTCTGACGTTTAACCCGCCTCAATGGGCCGCCATCGCAGCAGCGGTCGCCGTTGTATCGGCAGGGGCCAGTTTCTGGTTCATGCGCAGCTTTCTCGTCTCCGGCGGCGCTGCACTGGTGGCTGGTCTCGTGCTTCCAATTCTGTTCCTGAAGATGAAGGCCGGCGCGCGTGAGAAGTTATTGGGTGCGCAACTGCCGGACGCCTTGGAGATCATTGTCCGCAGCCTCGAAGCCGGACACCCGGTTCCGACAGCCGTCGCGCTCGTCGGTCGCGAGATGCCAGACCCGGTCGGGTCCGAATTCGGCCTCGCCGCCGACGAAATTTCCTACGGTTCAAGCCTGGAAGAAGCGGTGAAAAAGCTAGCGGAACGAACCCGCCAACCCGATGTGGAACTGTTCGCAGCTACCGTCCGCCTGCAAGCCAAGACCGGCGGCAACCTCGCAAGCCTTCTCAAGGTCAATGCCGCGACCGTGCGCGCGCGCCAGAAAATGCGCCTCAAGGTGAAGGCAGCCTCCTCCGAAGGGCGCGCTTCAGCGATGATCCTGACCTCGGCGCCATTCATCGTCCTGATCACGATGCACCTGCTGACACCGCATTTCTATGGCGAAGTGATCGACCAGAAGATCATCCAGTATGGTCTTGGCGGTTGTGTGCTGTGGATGGCCGTCGGCAATCTGGTGATGCGCAAAATGATCAACTTCAAGGTCTGAGGCGGTCGAGATGGATCCCGAATTCATGACACAACAGACCACGGTCATCACCATCATCATGATCGTGATGGGGTCGGTCATGCTGGTCCTCGGCAGCACTGTATTCCGTTCCGTTCGC
This window harbors:
- a CDS encoding NAD-dependent succinate-semialdehyde dehydrogenase; the encoded protein is MQKGHQRRGRYPVNWPEQETTMLKAVNPATGETVREVTPDTDAEVNAKIEASVKAFKSWKEKSFAERGKLLRDVAKYMRDHVNELGPVMTEEMGKPKGESVGEVNKSAWCAEHYADHAEQYLTRQVLESDASLSYVQHLPIGPILGILPWNAPFWLAFRFSAPALMAGNSCLMKHDPNVPGCAEAIEKCFREAGAPEGLFQALYLETPRVEAVIRDKRIRGVSFTGSSRGGSKVAEIAGSAIKPAVLELGGSDPSIILADADLEKAADTLTLSRIINAGQSCIAAKRIIVEDSVYDEMVGLMKDRLSKLKVGDPTDESTSVGPIARPDLRDGLHKQVKQTISEGATCVLGGDLPDGDGYFYPVTLLTDVEPGMCAFTEETFGPVAVMIRARDEAHALELANDTDYGLAASVWTNTARGEAIASKLDTGQVSVNGIVKTDPRLPSGGTKASGLGRELGPHGIMEFVNAQQVWIGPAKA
- a CDS encoding type II and III secretion system protein family protein, with the protein product MVSTLRALHTLVACTAAMCLPLASTAAPQLRGGETATVATTESAPVQTDLTVVVNRSTPISVGRPFKRIAVSQPEIADASPTADNRLYVRGRTIGATNILVYDDEGELVEIIDVRVQHDLGAIKSDVAALFPDVQLDLRTVANRLHVRGGVPDDATAAEIMQIASSYAPDAVIDALKITSPQQVMLEVRFVEASREDVNEIGLGSEISKAGDFVFSTGSGILSGSAPKTLGAIFANSGDVSIDVFLSALEQKGIIRTLAEPNLVARSGETASFLAGGEFPIPVAADDQAITIEFREFGVSLDFTPTILSDSLMSLEVSPEVSQLDPRNSIRLEGVEIPALSVRRANTIVELSDGESFAIAGLIQNTVDSTSVQTPWIGDVPILGALFRSNRFRENETELVIIITPRLVRPASAGTRLSDPLTNRTEPSESERLLLGQLDDKAAPALGSAVSSNVDAQLVRRDLGYVPQAGTR
- a CDS encoding CpaF family protein, with amino-acid sequence MARFSLLSKAQKSLQEDDQTIEEAIEALDADTAPAPTPAFPADDAEDVNDIPTDESEDEAPSFDLLDAKLRVHNKLIDELDLSMLDKLDEDEMKKQVRRLVSEIVRDERIPMNQAEVATFAESVYHEMTGLGPLEPLLEDPSISDILINGYNQVYVERRGELELSTAKFRDNAHLRRIVSRIVSAVGRRVDESQPLVDARLLDGSRVNAAVEPVAIDGPLVSIRKFSKKPLTLDKLIEFKAMPKEVAEFLHGAVKCRVTAIISGGTGSGKTTLLNALSKAISHKERLITIEDAAELQLQQPHVARMETRPPNLEGKGEIRQRELVKNALRMRPDRVILGEVRSEEAFDMLQAMNTGHEGSMATIHANNPREAISRLEQMVAMGGLRISSEAVRGQIASAIGIIIQAQRLSDGSRRITHVTEVTGMEGEIIQMQDIFTFNRLRTEEDGTVVGEFRASGLRPKCLDEMQRRGVHLPLEYFDPSEPMMTVPK
- a CDS encoding type II secretion system F family protein — encoded protein: MDVSAVIYVLAFASAFMGMQAALGFGKTALAKTKINQRLKVKESHASVADLIVELRRQRGLDRDGNQTMAVRWFNDLVTRSGLTFNPPQWAAIAAAVAVVSAGASFWFMRSFLVSGGAALVAGLVLPILFLKMKAGAREKLLGAQLPDALEIIVRSLEAGHPVPTAVALVGREMPDPVGSEFGLAADEISYGSSLEEAVKKLAERTRQPDVELFAATVRLQAKTGGNLASLLKVNAATVRARQKMRLKVKAASSEGRASAMILTSAPFIVLITMHLLTPHFYGEVIDQKIIQYGLGGCVLWMAVGNLVMRKMINFKV